A stretch of the Campylobacter sp. 19-13652 genome encodes the following:
- a CDS encoding carbon starvation protein A, with product MNAVWLMLIGFAAFAFGWFVYSRFYASKVLELDDKFVTPAHEFRDEVDFVPANKFVLWGHHFTAVAGAAPIVGPAIAVQWGWLPAFLWVVIGTIAFAGIHDMSALWASVRNEGKSIGTICTRFVGSKVGQLFMVVIFLVLLMVNGAFGVIIAKESVEQATTIIPAWGAVAIALIMGQCIYKLKLPLIPVTIVAVIALYALVPLGVAVPVSLPDSLFGLSQNAQWVIILYIYAGIASILPVWALLQPRDYVNGIQLFVGLILLYASILIVSPNIAAPTFIPAVTDTPGGWHIIVPVLFITVACGAISGFHGIVSSGTTSKQVDKMKDVRFVGYLGAMGEGSLSLATIIACVAGLSLVNADLNVASWAELYKGGVASFVKGGGAIIYEGLGIPKEASATLLSLMVILFAATTMDAGIRLQRYIIQEWGDIYNISFLRGKGIATIVAVATSFAISINGVSDGKVAIWPLFGATNQLLASLTLMVVGVILLRSRKFSGSLVALVPMSFILIMSFWGALIKLGDYFRAENYLLTVLNAIVIVVTLLVVLSALKVIGEILAKKKAEA from the coding sequence ATGAACGCCGTATGGCTTATGTTAATCGGCTTTGCAGCTTTTGCATTTGGCTGGTTTGTTTACTCGCGCTTTTATGCGTCAAAGGTACTAGAGCTTGATGATAAATTCGTCACTCCAGCGCACGAATTTAGAGACGAGGTCGACTTTGTACCAGCAAATAAATTTGTCCTTTGGGGACATCACTTCACTGCTGTAGCGGGTGCTGCACCTATCGTGGGTCCAGCTATTGCAGTGCAGTGGGGATGGCTTCCAGCGTTTTTATGGGTGGTTATAGGCACTATCGCTTTTGCAGGCATACACGATATGAGCGCACTTTGGGCATCTGTGCGGAATGAGGGTAAGAGTATCGGTACAATCTGTACTCGCTTTGTAGGTAGCAAGGTAGGACAGCTATTTATGGTCGTGATTTTCCTTGTGCTTTTAATGGTAAATGGCGCATTTGGCGTAATCATAGCAAAAGAGAGTGTCGAACAAGCCACGACTATAATACCAGCGTGGGGTGCGGTGGCGATTGCGCTTATTATGGGGCAGTGCATATACAAGCTCAAGCTTCCTTTAATCCCTGTAACAATAGTTGCGGTAATCGCTCTTTACGCACTTGTGCCACTTGGTGTAGCAGTGCCAGTAAGCCTACCTGATAGCCTTTTTGGGCTTAGTCAAAATGCACAGTGGGTTATTATTCTTTATATATACGCTGGTATTGCTTCAATTTTACCAGTTTGGGCACTACTTCAGCCACGTGATTATGTAAATGGCATTCAGCTTTTTGTCGGACTTATCCTGCTTTATGCTAGCATTTTAATAGTAAGCCCAAATATAGCAGCTCCGACATTTATCCCAGCTGTAACAGACACTCCAGGTGGCTGGCATATCATCGTGCCTGTGCTATTTATCACAGTTGCTTGTGGTGCGATTAGCGGCTTTCACGGTATCGTCAGCTCTGGTACGACTTCAAAGCAAGTTGATAAAATGAAAGACGTACGCTTTGTAGGCTATCTAGGCGCTATGGGTGAGGGCAGTCTATCGCTAGCTACTATCATAGCCTGCGTAGCGGGTCTTAGCCTGGTAAACGCAGATCTAAACGTAGCCAGCTGGGCTGAGTTATACAAAGGCGGTGTGGCAAGCTTCGTAAAAGGTGGCGGTGCTATCATCTACGAAGGGCTTGGAATTCCAAAAGAGGCAAGCGCTACCCTGCTATCACTTATGGTTATCCTTTTTGCAGCTACGACTATGGACGCTGGCATCCGATTGCAACGCTACATCATTCAAGAGTGGGGCGATATTTACAATATCAGCTTTTTGCGCGGTAAGGGTATAGCAACCATCGTAGCTGTGGCTACTTCATTTGCTATATCAATAAACGGCGTAAGCGACGGTAAAGTTGCCATTTGGCCACTATTTGGTGCGACAAACCAGCTCCTAGCTAGCCTTACACTAATGGTCGTTGGTGTCATACTACTAAGGTCTCGTAAATTTAGCGGTAGTCTCGTAGCACTTGTGCCGATGAGCTTTATTTTGATTATGAGCTTTTGGGGTGCGCTTATTAAGCTTGGGGACTATTTTAGAGCGGAGAATTACCTGCTAACCGTACTAAACGCTATCGTGATAGTTGTTACCCTGCTTGTGGTGCTTTCAGCACTTAAGGTCATAGGTGAGATTTTAGCAAAGAAAAAAGCTGAGGCTTAA
- a CDS encoding D-2-hydroxyacid dehydrogenase, producing MNIVCLDAITLGDDVDLGVFSSFGEFKSYQSTKPEQTIERLKDADIVITNKVLITREVIDATNLKLICVAATGTNNVDTEYAKTKGIPVKNVAGYSTPSVVQQTFASILALINQTAYYDDYCKDGSWARSGIFTHLDRSIDELAMMRFGIIGLGEIGRSVAKVASAFGAQVCYYSTSGANSNSEYERLELDELLRICDIVSIHAPLNERTKGLIGERELSLMKNGAVLVNFGRGGIVDEVALAQAIDERGLRAAIDVLESEPPKADNPLLSLKHKERLLLTPHIAWAGKEARVRLVAKIADNIKQFLQGA from the coding sequence ATGAATATAGTATGTTTAGACGCCATTACCTTAGGCGATGACGTTGATTTGGGCGTTTTTAGCTCGTTTGGGGAATTTAAAAGCTACCAAAGCACAAAGCCAGAACAGACCATAGAGCGCCTAAAAGACGCCGATATAGTCATCACAAACAAAGTCCTAATCACACGCGAAGTAATAGACGCAACAAACCTAAAACTAATTTGCGTTGCCGCAACTGGCACAAATAACGTCGACACCGAATACGCAAAAACTAAAGGCATACCAGTAAAAAACGTCGCAGGATACAGCACCCCTAGTGTCGTACAGCAGACTTTTGCCTCGATTTTAGCTCTTATTAACCAGACGGCTTATTATGATGATTATTGCAAAGACGGCAGCTGGGCGAGGAGTGGGATATTTACACACTTAGATAGGAGCATAGATGAGCTTGCGATGATGCGTTTTGGCATTATAGGGCTAGGCGAGATAGGCAGGAGCGTGGCAAAAGTGGCTAGTGCATTTGGTGCGCAAGTTTGCTATTACTCCACAAGCGGCGCAAATTCAAATAGCGAGTATGAGCGCCTTGAGTTAGATGAGCTTTTAAGAATCTGTGATATAGTAAGCATTCACGCACCGCTAAATGAGCGCACAAAGGGGCTAATCGGCGAGCGAGAGCTAAGCTTAATGAAAAATGGCGCAGTGCTTGTAAATTTTGGCAGGGGCGGCATAGTGGACGAAGTGGCACTTGCGCAGGCGATTGATGAGCGTGGGCTAAGAGCGGCTATTGATGTGCTAGAGAGCGAGCCGCCAAAGGCGGATAATCCGCTTTTAAGCTTAAAGCATAAAGAGCGGCTTTTGCTTACCCCTCACATCGCTTGGGCTGGCAAGGAGGCTAGGGTGCGGCTTGTGGCAAAGATAGCTGATAATATTAAACAATTCCTGCAAGGAGCGTAG
- a CDS encoding NifS family cysteine desulfurase: MKVYLDNNATTMLDPEAYKAMQPFLTEKYGNPNSLHSFGSETHPALRKALDELYSGLNAKDSDDIIVTSCATESNNWVVKGVYFDRIAKGDKKRVITTAVEHPAVIMTCEFLKDLGVELTVLDVNSEGVVTPQQLREAMSDDVALVSIMMANNETGMIFPIKELAAIAHEYGALFHTDAVQAVGKIKVDVQDLGVDFLSFSAHKFHGPKGVGGLYIKDGQSLTSLLHGGEQMGGRRSGTLDVAGIVGMAEALSLANKFMDYENSHVRRLRDKLEDALLQIPDVTVVGSRENRVPNTILASIKGVEGEAMLWDLNKAGIAASTGSACASEALESNPIMEAIGADSDLAHTALRLSLSRFNTEEEIDYAIEHIKKATERLRAISSTFAYAPQWHKSGL, translated from the coding sequence TTGAAAGTATATTTAGACAATAACGCAACGACCATGCTAGACCCTGAAGCATACAAGGCGATGCAGCCGTTTTTAACAGAAAAATACGGTAATCCAAACTCCCTGCACTCTTTTGGTTCAGAAACTCACCCAGCCCTAAGAAAGGCGCTTGATGAGCTTTATTCTGGGCTAAATGCAAAAGACAGCGACGACATAATCGTAACAAGCTGCGCCACTGAGAGCAATAACTGGGTGGTAAAGGGCGTGTATTTTGACCGCATAGCAAAGGGTGATAAAAAGCGCGTCATCACGACCGCAGTAGAACATCCAGCTGTAATTATGACCTGTGAGTTTTTAAAAGATTTAGGCGTGGAGCTAACGGTGCTTGATGTAAACAGTGAGGGCGTTGTTACTCCGCAGCAGTTACGTGAAGCGATGAGCGATGATGTGGCGCTTGTTTCAATCATGATGGCAAATAACGAAACTGGAATGATTTTTCCTATCAAAGAATTAGCTGCCATAGCCCACGAATACGGCGCGCTCTTTCACACAGATGCGGTGCAAGCAGTGGGTAAAATTAAAGTCGACGTGCAGGATTTGGGCGTTGATTTTTTAAGTTTTTCAGCGCATAAATTCCACGGACCAAAAGGCGTTGGCGGGCTATATATAAAAGATGGACAAAGCCTTACGAGCCTGCTTCACGGTGGTGAGCAGATGGGTGGACGTAGGAGCGGAACGCTTGATGTAGCAGGGATCGTGGGCATGGCAGAGGCGTTAAGTCTAGCGAATAAATTTATGGATTATGAAAACTCTCACGTGCGCCGCTTAAGGGACAAGCTAGAGGACGCGCTACTGCAAATCCCAGATGTAACAGTCGTGGGAAGCCGCGAAAATAGAGTGCCAAACACCATCTTAGCTTCGATTAAGGGCGTCGAGGGCGAGGCGATGCTGTGGGATTTAAACAAAGCTGGCATAGCCGCCTCAACTGGCTCAGCCTGTGCTAGTGAAGCTCTTGAGAGCAACCCTATAATGGAGGCAATCGGCGCTGATAGCGACCTGGCTCACACGGCACTTCGCCTAAGCCTAAGCCGCTTTAACACCGAGGAGGAGATAGACTACGCCATCGAGCATATCAAAAAAGCGACCGAGCGATTGAGAGCTATCTCAAGTACCTTTGCCTACGCTCCGCAGTGGCATAAAAGCGGCCTGTAG
- a CDS encoding glutathionylspermidine synthase family protein, translated as MKLKKLTPISKDYLESVGFYWHTDNDGSEYIADEVVEISQAQAENYYNAANELYDMYVAAAQYVIDNELFHELGIPFNLVELIKASWENDVHWHLYGRFDLAGGLDGAPIKLIEFNADTPTCLFETAFLQSKLLEQNGLDEDLQFNDMFGALLDNFKRLVTLSEDVSEFESSYSGWGILFSCVRGSIEDEQTVQMLKFLASKAGFKTEFAYIDEISFDDEKGVFYNGENYEFFFKLVPWESIAVEESELALILTNIVKNQKAIILNPAYTLLFQSKGILKILWQLYPDHPLLLEASDAPLEGKKQVKKPLFGREGENVSIIGENGNVIEQTSGSYGDGASVYQEYCELCADSEGRSYQAGVFFAYEACGLGYRRGGKILNNTSKFVGHYIKEEL; from the coding sequence ATGAAGCTAAAAAAGCTAACTCCCATAAGCAAAGATTACCTTGAAAGCGTGGGCTTTTACTGGCACACGGATAATGACGGCAGCGAGTATATAGCTGATGAGGTTGTAGAGATTTCGCAAGCGCAGGCGGAGAATTATTATAACGCAGCAAACGAGCTATATGACATGTATGTAGCCGCAGCGCAGTATGTGATAGACAATGAGCTTTTTCACGAGCTTGGAATTCCATTTAATCTAGTAGAGCTTATCAAAGCAAGCTGGGAAAATGACGTACACTGGCACCTTTATGGGCGATTTGATCTAGCGGGTGGGCTTGACGGTGCGCCTATAAAGCTGATTGAATTTAACGCCGATACGCCTACTTGTTTGTTTGAGACGGCATTTTTGCAAAGCAAGCTTTTAGAGCAAAATGGGCTTGATGAGGACTTGCAATTTAACGATATGTTTGGCGCGTTGCTGGATAATTTTAAACGCCTTGTAACCTTAAGCGAAGACGTGAGCGAATTTGAGAGCTCGTATAGTGGCTGGGGGATACTGTTTAGCTGTGTTAGGGGTAGTATCGAAGATGAACAAACGGTGCAGATGCTTAAATTTCTCGCCTCTAAGGCTGGTTTTAAGACAGAGTTTGCCTATATTGATGAGATTAGCTTTGATGATGAGAAGGGGGTGTTTTATAATGGCGAAAATTATGAGTTTTTCTTTAAGCTTGTGCCGTGGGAGAGTATCGCGGTAGAGGAGAGCGAGCTGGCACTAATCCTAACAAATATCGTCAAAAATCAAAAAGCAATAATCCTAAATCCAGCCTACACTCTGCTTTTTCAAAGCAAGGGCATACTTAAAATTCTATGGCAGCTTTACCCAGATCACCCACTTTTACTCGAGGCTAGTGACGCGCCGCTTGAGGGCAAAAAGCAGGTAAAAAAGCCGCTTTTTGGTAGAGAGGGTGAGAATGTGAGTATCATAGGCGAAAATGGCAACGTGATAGAGCAAACCAGCGGAAGCTACGGCGATGGTGCTAGTGTGTATCAGGAGTATTGTGAGCTTTGTGCTGATAGTGAGGGCAGAAGCTATCAGGCTGGGGTATTTTTTGCTTATGAGGCGTGTGGGCTTGGCTACAGACGCGGAGGCAAGATACTAAATAACACGAGTAAATTCGTAGGACACTATATAAAGGAGGAGTTATGA
- a CDS encoding iron-sulfur cluster assembly scaffold protein, protein MAKNNLISGSIWDEYSQKVQDRMNNPLYMGEITEEEAKAKGAKLIVADFGAESCGDAVRLYWLVDEATDTIIEAKFKSFGCGTAIASSDTMAELCIGKKVDEAVKITNLDVERAMRDNPDTPAVPPQKMHCSVMAYDVIKAAAAQYKGVDPEHFEDEIIVCECARVSLGTIKEVIKLNDLKSVEEITAYTKAGAFCKSCVKPGGHEEKEYYLVDILRDTRAEMEADAAKEQAAARVAALSGEQGFDEMSVVGQLKAVEAVIDAEIRPMLAMDGGNMEILDIKKDEKDGKIDIYIRYLGACSGCASGSTGTLYAIEAVLQENLSPNIRVLPL, encoded by the coding sequence ATGGCAAAAAACAATCTAATAAGTGGCTCGATTTGGGATGAGTATTCACAAAAAGTGCAAGATAGGATGAATAATCCCCTTTATATGGGCGAAATCACCGAAGAGGAGGCTAAGGCTAAGGGCGCAAAGCTTATCGTGGCTGACTTTGGCGCGGAAAGCTGCGGCGATGCGGTGCGGCTTTACTGGCTAGTTGATGAGGCTACAGATACTATAATCGAGGCTAAATTTAAAAGCTTTGGCTGTGGCACGGCGATAGCTAGTTCTGATACTATGGCTGAGCTTTGTATTGGCAAAAAGGTCGATGAGGCGGTAAAAATAACAAATTTAGATGTCGAAAGGGCTATGCGGGATAATCCAGACACCCCAGCTGTCCCACCGCAAAAAATGCACTGTTCTGTTATGGCTTATGACGTGATTAAGGCCGCTGCGGCGCAGTATAAGGGCGTGGATCCAGAGCATTTTGAAGATGAGATAATAGTCTGCGAGTGCGCACGTGTAAGTCTTGGCACGATAAAAGAGGTCATCAAGCTAAATGATCTAAAATCGGTCGAGGAGATCACCGCTTACACCAAGGCTGGGGCGTTTTGTAAAAGCTGCGTCAAGCCTGGCGGACACGAGGAGAAGGAGTATTATTTAGTCGATATACTTCGTGATACTAGGGCTGAGATGGAGGCTGATGCGGCCAAGGAGCAGGCTGCGGCTAGGGTAGCGGCTCTAAGCGGCGAGCAGGGCTTTGACGAGATGAGCGTGGTGGGGCAGCTAAAGGCTGTTGAGGCGGTGATTGATGCGGAAATTCGCCCTATGCTGGCAATGGACGGCGGAAATATGGAGATCCTAGACATCAAAAAGGACGAAAAAGACGGCAAAATCGACATCTACATACGCTATCTGGGCGCTTGCAGCGGCTGTGCGAGCGGTAGCACTGGCACGCTTTATGCTATCGAGGCAGTGCTACAAGAAAATCTAAGCCCAAATATCAGAGTCTTACCGCTGTAA
- a CDS encoding YajQ family cyclic di-GMP-binding protein, with amino-acid sequence MASEHSFDISASVDMMEVKNALEAAKKEVVNRFDFKGLKAEIELDEKGKNITLTSSSDNKIDALIDIVSSKLIKRDIPPVAIKEAKRESASGGAVRAVMSLNDTLDGENSKKITKMIKDKKLKVTASIRGEEVRVVSKSIDELQAVIREVKALNLELPLSFKNLK; translated from the coding sequence ATGGCGAGTGAGCATAGCTTTGACATATCTGCTAGTGTGGATATGATGGAGGTTAAAAATGCGCTAGAAGCCGCTAAAAAAGAGGTGGTAAACCGCTTTGATTTTAAAGGGCTAAAGGCTGAGATAGAGCTAGATGAAAAGGGTAAAAATATCACCCTAACAAGCTCAAGCGATAATAAAATCGATGCATTAATTGACATCGTTAGCTCAAAGCTCATAAAGCGAGACATACCGCCAGTAGCCATAAAAGAAGCCAAGCGCGAGAGTGCAAGCGGTGGAGCAGTACGAGCGGTGATGAGCCTAAATGATACGCTTGATGGCGAAAATTCTAAAAAAATCACAAAGATGATAAAGGATAAAAAGCTAAAAGTAACGGCTAGTATAAGGGGCGAGGAGGTGCGCGTGGTAAGCAAAAGTATAGACGAGCTACAAGCCGTTATACGCGAGGTAAAGGCGCTAAATCTAGAGCTTCCGCTTAGCTTTAAGAATTTAAAATAA
- a CDS encoding NADP-dependent oxidoreductase produces MKAAVLQKYGKKLEILELAQPQVGSGEVLVRLLYAGVNPLDNMISQGKLRLVLPYHTPLIAGNELVGIVWQVGEGVSGLKAGDRVFGRVDFDQIGTFCEFAALRADTLALVPDGFSDEQAACLPLAALTAMQAFSELGVVAGGRLFISGASGGFGLVAVALAKAMGLWVCASGNERAKQTLLSLGADCFIDYKKQDYLGIEKVDYVIDTIAQAKRQLALLKPGGALVSLKDMPNLAFARKMGFGFAKRALFALTGCGLDMAAKRRGVRYGFVFVRADGDELLKAARILEKFKFKPKIDEIFSLNEANLALQKVANGATNGKVLIKIS; encoded by the coding sequence TTGAAAGCGGCAGTTTTACAAAAATACGGCAAAAAGCTGGAAATTTTAGAGCTAGCACAGCCACAGGTAGGTAGTGGCGAGGTGCTGGTGCGGCTGCTTTATGCTGGCGTAAATCCGCTTGATAATATGATAAGTCAGGGCAAGCTTAGACTCGTGCTGCCATACCACACTCCGCTAATAGCTGGCAATGAGCTTGTCGGCATAGTCTGGCAAGTGGGCGAGGGCGTGAGCGGGCTAAAGGCTGGCGATAGGGTCTTTGGTAGAGTTGATTTTGATCAAATAGGCACATTTTGCGAATTTGCCGCTCTTAGGGCCGATACGCTAGCACTTGTGCCAGACGGCTTTAGCGACGAGCAGGCTGCTTGCTTGCCTTTGGCTGCGCTTACGGCTATGCAGGCTTTTAGCGAGCTTGGCGTGGTGGCTGGGGGTAGGCTTTTTATCTCTGGTGCGAGTGGTGGCTTTGGGCTTGTGGCGGTGGCTTTGGCAAAGGCTATGGGCTTATGGGTGTGCGCTAGCGGAAATGAAAGGGCAAAACAGACGCTTTTATCGCTTGGGGCTGACTGCTTTATAGACTATAAAAAGCAGGATTATTTGGGCATTGAGAAGGTCGATTACGTCATAGATACGATAGCGCAGGCAAAAAGACAGCTTGCGCTTTTAAAGCCAGGCGGTGCGCTTGTGAGCTTAAAAGATATGCCAAATCTGGCCTTTGCGCGCAAAATGGGCTTTGGATTTGCCAAAAGAGCGCTTTTTGCTCTGACTGGATGTGGGCTTGATATGGCGGCAAAAAGGCGTGGAGTAAGATATGGCTTTGTCTTTGTGCGCGCTGATGGGGATGAGCTTTTAAAGGCGGCTAGGATTTTAGAAAAGTTTAAATTTAAACCAAAAATAGATGAAATCTTTAGCCTTAATGAGGCAAATTTGGCACTGCAAAAGGTCGCAAATGGCGCAACAAATGGCAAAGTGCTAATAAAAATATCGTAA
- a CDS encoding UPF0323 family lipoprotein, producing the protein MKAIKKIATYVGLGVFGAISAGALAGCFSSDDKSSLNENVKQGAFVILEEIAPNKYKVLEEYPSSETRVVLKGLDGSERMLSQAEIDEILKAENEKIQNGTSGLTNQNAAMSSGGMSLGETILASAAGAILGSWIGSKLFNSPAYNATRQSAYKSPSAYTRSVNSFSAAKSGAGSAKTSSGKSGFFGSSSSGSSSAKSSSSFGS; encoded by the coding sequence ATGAAAGCGATTAAAAAAATAGCGACTTATGTCGGACTTGGTGTGTTTGGGGCTATTAGTGCTGGGGCTTTGGCTGGGTGCTTTAGTAGCGATGATAAAAGCAGTCTAAATGAAAATGTAAAGCAAGGTGCCTTTGTCATACTCGAAGAGATCGCACCAAATAAATATAAAGTGCTTGAGGAGTATCCTAGTAGCGAGACTAGAGTGGTGCTAAAGGGGCTTGATGGTAGCGAGAGAATGTTAAGTCAGGCTGAGATTGATGAGATATTAAAAGCTGAAAATGAAAAGATACAAAACGGCACTTCAGGGCTTACAAATCAAAATGCTGCGATGAGTAGCGGGGGCATGAGCCTAGGGGAGACTATCCTAGCAAGCGCGGCTGGAGCGATACTGGGTAGCTGGATAGGCTCAAAGCTCTTTAACTCCCCAGCCTACAATGCTACTCGCCAAAGCGCATATAAAAGCCCATCAGCCTACACTCGCAGTGTAAATAGCTTTAGTGCGGCAAAATCAGGCGCAGGCTCAGCAAAGACAAGCAGTGGCAAGAGTGGGTTTTTCGGCTCCAGCTCAAGTGGCTCATCATCTGCTAAATCAAGCTCGAGCTTTGGCTCATAG
- a CDS encoding TRC40/GET3/ArsA family transport-energizing ATPase, translated as MIPKIVFVGGKGGVGKSTTSSALAVALAKDKKVLLISTDPAHNLGDIFETKFKNTPTQITPNLSVTEIDAKAEAKSYVDKVAASMRGFVGANSYGQIDDYFAKVADSASTLEAALFERLSTILTKEASEYEHVIIDTAPTGHTLRLFFMPKELKEWSKTLLSMQERGGMAESVLGHLEGGKDNRFSDPDGFIRGRLVEVLDERYARYSAFSNLVKDPTRCAIVLVLNASKLAVAETERAIKSLHDKGLSPYAVVLNKILPASSSDEFLRARIAQESEYVAMSDDKFSRYHYAKMPLFQKDVTDMVQLEAFGKELLGKLI; from the coding sequence ATGATACCAAAGATAGTATTTGTAGGTGGCAAAGGTGGAGTGGGCAAAAGCACCACAAGTAGCGCACTTGCTGTAGCACTAGCAAAAGATAAAAAGGTGCTTTTAATCTCAACAGACCCAGCCCATAATTTAGGCGATATTTTTGAGACTAAATTTAAAAATACCCCAACACAGATTACGCCAAATTTAAGCGTCACAGAAATTGACGCCAAAGCCGAGGCAAAATCATACGTAGATAAAGTCGCAGCCAGCATGAGGGGCTTTGTGGGGGCAAATAGCTACGGACAGATTGATGATTATTTTGCCAAAGTCGCAGATAGCGCTAGCACCCTTGAGGCGGCGCTTTTTGAGCGACTTAGCACAATACTAACCAAAGAAGCCAGCGAATACGAACACGTCATCATAGACACTGCACCTACAGGACATACCTTGCGGCTATTTTTTATGCCAAAGGAGCTAAAAGAATGGAGTAAAACCCTCCTAAGCATGCAAGAACGCGGCGGTATGGCTGAGAGTGTGCTAGGGCATTTAGAAGGCGGCAAAGATAACCGCTTTAGCGATCCTGATGGCTTTATCAGGGGGAGGCTAGTGGAGGTGCTTGATGAGAGATATGCTAGGTATAGTGCGTTTTCAAATTTAGTAAAAGATCCCACTCGCTGCGCCATAGTGTTAGTGCTAAACGCCTCAAAACTAGCAGTCGCCGAGACTGAACGTGCCATAAAAAGCCTGCATGATAAGGGGCTTAGCCCATATGCTGTAGTGCTAAATAAAATCTTGCCAGCTAGCTCAAGTGATGAGTTTTTACGCGCTAGGATAGCTCAAGAAAGCGAGTATGTAGCTATGAGCGATGATAAATTTAGCCGCTACCATTATGCTAAAATGCCACTTTTTCAAAAGGATGTAACAGATATGGTACAGCTTGAGGCTTTTGGCAAAGAGCTGCTTGGCAAGCTGATTTAG
- a CDS encoding cory-CC-star protein — MIKKLVRFSKDLEKFYVGMHKSAIFKENSEIDDFFMIITFSELYGIENPYSLYTLEMLPALMPRFHRWHQKVGLKHSFFENFPCSCCC, encoded by the coding sequence GTGATAAAAAAGCTAGTACGCTTTAGCAAAGATTTAGAAAAATTCTATGTCGGCATGCATAAAAGCGCCATTTTTAAAGAAAATAGCGAGATTGATGATTTTTTTATGATTATTACTTTTAGCGAGCTTTACGGCATAGAGAATCCCTACTCCCTCTACACTCTTGAGATGCTCCCAGCCCTCATGCCACGCTTTCATAGATGGCACCAAAAAGTGGGACTTAAGCACTCATTTTTTGAAAATTTTCCATGCAGTTGTTGCTGTTAA
- a CDS encoding helix-turn-helix domain-containing protein, which translates to MAAHKKVSVAQAAKLLGISKEAVYNRIRRGSLKSVQKGGLKMVVLGDEELALALKSGNEINLNDELNSDEASEFGAVNGEFIEYLKAQIDELKAQKASLEADKERLYQEKEQILNQSKSEISAIHKKSDERLLQFLSALSAKPLLTDTIDVEPIEAKYSDKWLSLDEFLQGLSLDKKQAKKARKRLLKQVGYSKHVVYKDGLILIRKDKNLSKLIGEI; encoded by the coding sequence ATGGCAGCACACAAAAAAGTCAGCGTAGCGCAAGCTGCAAAGCTACTTGGCATAAGCAAGGAAGCGGTTTATAATCGTATCCGCCGAGGTAGCCTAAAAAGCGTGCAAAAAGGCGGGCTTAAAATGGTCGTACTAGGCGATGAGGAGCTAGCGCTTGCTCTAAAATCAGGTAACGAAATAAATTTAAATGATGAATTAAATAGCGATGAAGCTAGCGAGTTTGGTGCGGTAAATGGCGAATTTATCGAATACTTAAAAGCACAAATAGACGAGCTAAAAGCCCAAAAAGCCTCCCTTGAAGCTGACAAGGAGCGCCTCTATCAAGAAAAAGAACAAATTCTAAATCAAAGCAAAAGTGAAATAAGCGCCATACACAAAAAAAGCGACGAGAGATTACTTCAATTTCTAAGCGCACTCAGTGCAAAACCCCTGCTAACTGATACCATTGATGTAGAGCCTATCGAGGCAAAATATAGTGATAAATGGCTAAGCCTAGATGAGTTTTTACAGGGTCTAAGCCTAGATAAAAAGCAGGCTAAAAAGGCAAGAAAAAGGCTGCTAAAGCAGGTGGGCTACTCAAAGCACGTTGTCTATAAAGATGGATTAATACTAATAAGAAAAGATAAAAATTTAAGCAAACTAATAGGAGAGATATGA
- a CDS encoding Sua5 YciO YrdC YwlC family protein has product MTKPKLYLAQTDTTAGLLSQDLARLNLAKARPASKPCLITLPDFARLREIAKAPVAHRRRIRASKKTTYLYPNGTAARVVNNGAHQKFLSRLGWAFSSSANRHGDKFDESFAKSVADEVVSERLFEGEASSMFRLSRTRLRRLR; this is encoded by the coding sequence ATGACAAAGCCAAAACTCTACCTAGCACAGACCGACACCACAGCTGGGCTACTCTCACAGGATTTGGCTCGGCTAAATCTAGCAAAGGCTCGCCCAGCCAGCAAGCCTTGCTTGATAACTCTGCCAGATTTTGCTAGATTGCGCGAGATAGCAAAGGCTCCAGTTGCGCACAGACGCAGGATAAGGGCTAGCAAAAAAACTACCTACCTCTACCCAAACGGTACTGCCGCACGCGTGGTAAATAATGGCGCACACCAAAAGTTTTTATCACGCCTTGGCTGGGCGTTTTCTAGCTCAGCCAACCGCCACGGCGATAAATTTGACGAAAGCTTTGCTAAAAGCGTGGCCGACGAGGTGGTAAGCGAGCGGCTTTTTGAGGGAGAGGCATCTAGTATGTTTAGGCTTTCTCGTACGAGGCTTAGGAGGCTTAGATGA